In the Rhinoraja longicauda isolate Sanriku21f chromosome 40, sRhiLon1.1, whole genome shotgun sequence genome, one interval contains:
- the LOC144611554 gene encoding serine/arginine-rich splicing factor 3-like isoform X2, translated as MMRRDSCPLDCKVYVGDLGTNGNKTELERSFSYYGPLRNVWVARNPPGFAFIEFEDPRDAADAVRELDGRTLCGVRVRVELSSGERRKRYRGPPPPWTRRPRYDDSRYRSPQRRRYSRSRSRENKHRERSISRDRERRDPSRSFSRSHSRSRSIERK; from the exons ATGATGCGTCGTGATTCCTGCCCGCTTGACTGTAAAGTCTACGTGGGTGACCTGGGAACCAATGGGAACAAGACAGAGCTGGAGCGCTCATTCAGCTACTATGGACCTCTGAGGAATGTGTGGGTTGCACGGAACCCCCCTGGCTTTGCATTTATAGAATTTGAAGACCCCCGTGATGCAGCAGATGCTGTACGAGAGTTGGATGGCAG AACTTTGTGTGGAGTTCGTGTCCGAGTGGAGCTGTCCTCGGGTGAAAGGAGGAAGCGTTACCGCGGCCCACCGCCACCCTGGACCAGGCGTCCGCGTTACGATGATTCTCGCTATCGCAGCCCACAAAGGCGACGTTACTCTAG ATCTCGGTCCAGGGAGAACAAGCATCGTGAGCGTTCAATTTCCAGGGACAGAGAAAGACGAGACCCATCGAGATCTTTCTCCAGGTCGCACAG TCGCTCCCGATCCATTGAGAGGAAATAA
- the LOC144611554 gene encoding serine/arginine-rich splicing factor 3-like isoform X1: MMRRDSCPLDCKVYVGDLGTNGNKTELERSFSYYGPLRNVWVARNPPGFAFIEFEDPRDAADAVRELDGRTLCGVRVRVELSSGERRKRYRGPPPPWTRRPRYDDSRYRSPQRRRYSRSRSRENKHRERSISRDRERRDPSRSFSRSHSLETAELRSTGVEASRSRSIERK; the protein is encoded by the exons ATGATGCGTCGTGATTCCTGCCCGCTTGACTGTAAAGTCTACGTGGGTGACCTGGGAACCAATGGGAACAAGACAGAGCTGGAGCGCTCATTCAGCTACTATGGACCTCTGAGGAATGTGTGGGTTGCACGGAACCCCCCTGGCTTTGCATTTATAGAATTTGAAGACCCCCGTGATGCAGCAGATGCTGTACGAGAGTTGGATGGCAG AACTTTGTGTGGAGTTCGTGTCCGAGTGGAGCTGTCCTCGGGTGAAAGGAGGAAGCGTTACCGCGGCCCACCGCCACCCTGGACCAGGCGTCCGCGTTACGATGATTCTCGCTATCGCAGCCCACAAAGGCGACGTTACTCTAG ATCTCGGTCCAGGGAGAACAAGCATCGTGAGCGTTCAATTTCCAGGGACAGAGAAAGACGAGACCCATCGAGATCTTTCTCCAGGTCGCACAG CTTGGAAACTGCAGAGCTGAGAAGTACTGGTGTAGAGGCCAG TCGCTCCCGATCCATTGAGAGGAAATAA